One genomic segment of Nothobranchius furzeri strain GRZ-AD chromosome 10, NfurGRZ-RIMD1, whole genome shotgun sequence includes these proteins:
- the c10h21orf91 gene encoding protein EURL homolog → MDEEEQFVNIDLTDDNICSVCKLETETGTMSFCHVCFELNIEGVSSVALLHSKSLRGHRDCFEKCHLIANQKLSHSKVSRSSYEGMKLALSQKLSQIIHFAQNKDSSNGCSRRGPKLLCYSQQNDLKLLPQTDAQVPRYAPSWDGGKAARLPEYTMGMLGSQTEEVELLNESQSDTWSSLHSQRPSPGGPGQLGHEGHSREELSGMSVEELRQLNGQLLKQIQTVFEELTAAVQEKDALASELHVRHVAIEQLFKNCAKLPWLHISRAGVKASSSGGAVE, encoded by the exons ATGGATGAAGAGGAGCAGTTTGTCAACATTGATCTGACTGATGATAATATCTGCAGTGTCTGCAAGCTGGAGACAGAAACAGGGACCATGTCTTTCTGCCACGTCTGCTTTGAACTCAACATTGAGG GTGTCTCCTCTGTTGCCCTCTTACACTCAAAGTCTCTGCGAGGCCACAGAGACTGCTTTGAGAAGTGCCATCTGATTGCCAACCAGAAGCTGTCCCATTCCAAGGTCTCCCGGAGTTCCTACGAGGGCATGAAGCTGGCCCTCAGCCAGAAACTCAGCCAGATCATCCATTTTGCCCAGAACAAAGATTCATCCAATGGCTGCAGCAGACGAGGACCAAAGCTTCTTTGTTACAGCCAGCAGAACGACCTGAAGCTGCTGCCACAGACTGATGCCCAGGTGCCCCGATATGCACCCTCCTGGGACGGGGGCAAAGCAGCAAGGCTGCCTGAGTACACCATGGGCATGCTGGGAAGTCAAACTGAGGAGGTAGAGCTGCTGAATGAGTCTCAGTCTGATACTTGGAGCAGTCTACACAGCCAGAGGCCGTCACCTGGAGGACCGGGTCAACTCGGACACGAAGGCCACAGCAGGGAGGAAC TGAGTGGCATGAGTGTGGAGGAACTCCGTCAGCTAAACGGACAGCTGCTGAAGCAGATCCAAA CGGTGTTTGAggagctgacggctgctgtgcagGAGAAGGATGCCTTAGCGTCAGAGCTGCACGTCCGTCACGTAGCCATCGAGCAGCTCTTTAAGAACTGTGCCAAGCTGCCCTGGCTGCACATCAGCAGGGCGGGGGTGAAGGCCAGCAGCAGTGGAGGAGCTGTGGAGTAA